A section of the Oryza sativa Japonica Group chromosome 1, ASM3414082v1 genome encodes:
- the LOC4324968 gene encoding cytochrome b561 and DOMON domain-containing protein At3g07570 has protein sequence MDRIMRQWRSLLLLLLCVVGSSSLLLVSSQTSSSSSDSCTAALAVGDLIPFNTTGLNCFQAWSSQDFILRFGQDASAGSNVWNFVLSAPDAGGYISVGFSPNGGMVGSSAVAGWVASGGVGTARQYYLGGTSSRSCPPGQGKLSLSTGAAAPTIVSQGSRLYLAFQFSGQPRTDLVYAVGPAGSLPGTNGFLAQHQYMTSGTITLPTGTSGGGGGGSTSTGGGGGGGDSDDGNEGGGGEGKGKHKHSGGDGDGDEGKGGRRTSPSSSSSATASGAAGGLSSKRRHGVLAVVSWGAMIPAGVAMARFMKRFEPLWFYAHAGVQGLGFVVGAVAIVAGFRLDGEDDVGAHKAVGVAVLVCACLQVMAVLARPIKEAKARKYWNWYHHYVGRAAVVLGVGNVFYGMSLAKEGDEWSYVYGIFVGVCAVAYLVLEEWRRRH, from the exons ATGGACCGAATCATGAGACAATGGCgatctctgctgctgctgctgctctgcgTCGTCGGCTCGAGCTCGCTGCTGCTGGTGAGCTCgcagacgtcgtcgtcgtcgtcggactcgtgcaccgccgcgctcgccgtcggcgaCCTCATCCCCTTCAACACCACCGGCCTCAACTGCTTCCAGGCATGGAGCTCGCAGGACTTCATCCTCAGg TTCGGGCAGGACGCGTCGGCGGGGAGCAACGTGTGGAACTTCGTGCTGTCGGCGCCGGACGCCGGCGGGTACATCTCCGTAGGGTTCTCGCCGAACGGGGGGATGGTGGGGAGCAGCGCCGTGGCCGGGTGGGTGGCGTCGGGCGGCGTGGGCACGGCGAGGCAGTACTACCTCGGCGGGACGAGCTCCCGGTCGTGCCCGCCGGGGCAGGGGAAGCTGTCGCTGtcgaccggcgccgccgcgccgaccatCGTGTCCCAGGGCTCGAGGCTCTACCTCGCCTTCCAGTTCTCCGGCCAGCCGCGCACGGACCTCGTCTACGCCGTCGGCCCCGCCGGCAGCTTGCCCGGGACCAATGGCTTCCTCGCGCAGCACCAGTACATGACGAGTGGCACCATCACCCTGCCCACCggcaccagcggcggcggcggcggaggcagcacatctaccggcggcggcggcggcggtg GTGACAGCGACGACGGcaacgagggtggcggcggcgaagggaagGGCAAGCACAAGCACtcaggaggagacggcgacggcgacgaggggaAAGGCGGGAGGCGCACGTCACCGTCCTCGTCGTCcagcgcgacggcgagcggcgccgccggggggcTCAGCTCGAAGCGCCGCCACGGCGTGCTCGCGGTGGTCAGCTGGGGCGCGATGATCCCCGCCGGCGTGGCGATGGCGCGGTTCATGAAGCGGTTCGAGCCGCTCTGGTTCTACGCGCACGCCGGCGTCCAGGGGCTCGGGTTCGTGGTCGGCGCGGTGGCCATCGTCGCCGGGTTCaggctcgacggcgaggacgacgtcggcgcaCACAAGGCGgtcggcgtcgccgtcctcgtctgcGCGTGCCTGCAGGTGATGGCCGTGCTGGCGAGGCCGATCAAGGAGGCGAAGGCGCGCAAGTACTGGAACTGGTACCACCACTacgtcggccgcgccgccgtcgtcctcggcgTCGGCAACGTCTTCTACGGGATGTCGCTGGCCAAGGAAGGGGACGAGTGGAGCTACGTGTACGGCATCTTCGTCGGCGTCTGCGCCGTCGCGTACCTCGTCCTCGAGGAGTGGAGGCGCAGGCAttga
- the LOC9269196 gene encoding cytochrome b561 and DOMON domain-containing protein At3g07570: MRHKQLHPVFFFPSSRPQATARTHQTRNRAEKQEIKPMKPRSRCSSVINGAPLLLVVVVCFGLSPVARSQSSDSCSTPASLAAGVSKLIPFDTSNLTCFDAWSSENFIVRYTSSGSTWSFVLSAPDKGGYVAVGFSQDGAMVGSSAVAGWSSGNGVGGVAKQYKLGGTSSRSCPPDQGSLSLVAKNTLVVAQSSRIYVAFQFTAPQPTPYLIYAVGPSNTNPSGNGDYLAQHQVYTSAAVNYAAGTTSSAGGGAADTKKWHGAMAGLGWGVLMPVGIALARYFKKHDPFWFYAHISVQGVGFVLGVAGVVAGFKLNDDVPGGDTHQAIGITVLVLGCLQVLAFLARPDKSSKVRRYWNWYHHNVGRAAVACAAANIFIGLNIAHEGNAARAGYGIFLVVLALVAVFLEVKLWRSRRSG, from the exons ATGCGCCACAAGCAGCTGCACCCAGTTTTCTTCTTCCCCAGCAGCCGCCCACAGGCCACAGCTCGAACTCACCAAACAAGAAACCGAGCAGAAAAGCAAGAAATTAAACCGATGAAGCCGAGATCTCGCTGTTCTTCCGTGATCAATGGGGCGCCACTGctcctggtggtggtggtgtgcttCGGCTTGAGCCCCGTGGCGAGGTCTCAGTCGAGCGACTCGTGCTCCACTCCGGcgagcctcgccgccggcgtcagcAAGCTCATCCCCTTCGACACCTCCAACCTCACCTGCTTCGACGCATGGAGCTCCGAGAACTTCATCGTCCGC TATACGAGCAGCGGGAGCACGTGGAGCTTCGTGCTGTCGGCGCCGGACAAGGGAGGGTACGTGGCGGTGGGGTTCTCGCAGGACGGCGCCATGGTGGGGAGCAGCGCGGTTGCCGGGTGGAGCAGCGgcaatggcgtcggcggcgtggcGAAGCAGTACAAGCTGGGCGGGACGAGCTCGCGCAGCTGCCCGCCGGACCAGGGCTCGCTGTCGCTGGTGGCCAAGAACACCCTCGTCGTGGCGCAGTCGTCGCGGATCTACGTCGCGTTCCAGTTCACGGCGCCGCAGCCGACGCCGTACCTCATCTACGCCGTCGGCCCGTCGAACACCAACCCCTCGGGCAACGGCGACTACCTCGCCCAGCACCAGGTCtacacctccgccgccgtcaacTACGCCGCCGGCACGACGtcgtccgccggcggcggcgcggcggacacGAAGAAGTGGCACGGCGCCATGGCGGGGCTCGGGTGGGGGGTGCTGATGCCGGTGGGGATCGCGCTGGCGCGCTACTTCAAGAAGCACGACCCGTTCTGGTTCTACGCGCACATCTCCGTGCAGGGCGTGGGGTTCGtgctcggcgtcgccggcgtggtcgccgGGTTCAAGCTAAACGACGACGTGCCCGGCGGCGACACCCACCAGGCGATCGGGATCACCGTGCTCGTCCTCGGCTGCCTCCAGGTGCTCGCGTTCCTGGCGCGGCCGGACAAGTCGTCCAAGGTGAGGAGGTACTGGAACTGGTACCACCACAacgtcggccgcgccgccgtcgcctgcgccgccgccaacatCTTCATCGGCCTCAACATCGCGCACGAGGGCAacgccgcccgcgccggctACGGGATCTTCCTCGTCGTGCTGGCGCTCGTCGCCGTCTTCCTCGAGGTCAAGCTCTGGCGGAGCCGAAGGAGCGGGTGA
- the LOC4324970 gene encoding RHOMBOID-like protein 13 yields the protein MGKPLIYEILEKPASSSVIGICSLIWFFIQKRNIGYGDVGLSYEAAMEGGQYWRIITSAFSHISVVHLVFNMSALWSLGVVEQLGQIGLGVEYYLHYTLVLVVLSGLLVLGFYHVMIQKFKVEYFRRVTAVGYSCVVFGWMTILATKQPSSKLNIFGVLSLPISFAPFESLIFTSIMVPQASFIGHLSGIIVGYSIAWGLVHGMNNYWAITMFGWIVLVFVLSLKRTGSMDLRFIEIEPVTDPSLPSVGVVASRNGRTLQMDVLPRRGVADIV from the coding sequence ATGGGCAAGCCTCTGATCTATGAGATATTGGAGAAACCAGCCAGTAGTAGCGTGATAGGCATCTGCTCCCTGATCTGGTTCTTCATCCAGAAGAGGAACATTGGGTATGGAGATGTTGGGCTGAGCTACGAGGCCGCCATGGAAGGCGGGCAGTACTGGAGGATCATCACCTCCGCCTTCTCGCACATCAGCGTGGTGCATTTGGTGTTCAACATGAGTGCATTGTGGAGCCTTGGTGTTGTCGAGCAGTTGGGGCAGATTGGGCTCGGTGTTGAGTACTACCTCCATTACACGCTTGTGCTCGTGGTGCTGTCTGGATTGCTTGTTCTTGGGTTCTACCATGTGATGATTCAGAAGTTCAAGGTGGAGTATTTCAGGAGGGTGACCGCTGTCGGGTACTCGTGCGTCGTGTTTGGGTGGATGACAATTCTGGCTACAAAGCAACCGTCGTCGAAGCTGAATATCTTCGGGGTTCTTTCGCTGCCTATCAGCTTCGCGCCGTTTGAATCGCTGATATTCACATCTATCATGGTTCCTCAGGCGAGTTTCATTGGCCACTTATCAGGGATCATTGTTGGCTACTCAATTGCCTGGGGTTTGGTTCATGGAATGAATAACTATTGGGCTATCACCATGTTTGGTTGGATTGTGCTTGTGTTTGTCTTGAGCTTGAAGCGTACAGGCTCGATGGATTTGAGATTTATTGAGATTGAGCCAGTTACGGATCCCTCGCTGCCTTCTGTTGGCGTAGTTGCCTCAAGAAATGGCAGGACTCTTCAGATGGATGTGCTTCCGAGAAGAGGAGTTGCAGACATTGTATGA
- the LOC9267167 gene encoding calreticulin-3 yields MLAALPSHRSSLVFSGEPPAMGSRSGGRHRLFLRFIALWSLLLIAAGEVIFEERFEDGWESRWVKSDWKRSEGKAGTFKHTAGRYSGDPDDKGIQTTLDARHFAISAKIPEFSNKGRTLVLQYSIKFEQDIECGGGYIKLMSGYVNQKKFSGDTPYSLMFGPDICGTQTKKLHLILSYQGQNYPIKKDLQCETDKLTHVYTFILRPDASYSILVDNRERESGSMYTDWDILPPRKIKDVHAKKPKDWDDREYIEDPDAVKPEGYDSIPKEIPDPKDKKPDTWDDDDDGIWKPRMIPNPAYKGPWKRKKIKNPNYKGKWKIPWIDNPEFEDDPDLYVLKPLKYIGIEVWQVKAGSVFDNILICDDPEYARKAAEETWGANREAEKEAFEEAEKERKAREDKEAERAREEGERRRRERGDRHRGRDYKDRYKRRHRDHWDDDYHDEL; encoded by the exons ATGCTTGCAGCTTTACCGAGCCACCGGAGTAGCCtcgtcttctccggcgagccACCGGCGATGGGAAGTCGCAGCGGCGGCCGCCACCGACTCTTCCTCCGATTCATCGCCCTCTGGTCGCTGCTCCTCatcgccgccggggaggtcaTCTTCGAGGAGCGCTTCGAAG ATGGTTGGGAGTCCCGCTGGGTGAAGTCTGATTGGAAAAGGAGCGAAGGGAAAGCTGGAACGTTCAAACACACGGCAGGAAGATATTCTGGAGATCCTGATGACAAAG GTATACAGACAACGTTGGACGCCAGGCATTTTGCTATATCGGCCAAGATCCCCGAATTCAGTAACAAGGGCCGTACATTGGTACTCCAGTATTCCATAAAGTTTGAGCAGGATATTGAATGTGGTGGTGGATATATTAAACTTATGTCTGGTTATGTCAACCAGAAGAAATTTAGTGGAGACACTCCATACAG CTTAATGTTTGGGCCAGATATATGCGGAACTCAAACGAAGAAGCTCCATCTTATACTTTCTTATCAAGGGCAGAACTACCCTATCAAGAAAGATCTGCAATGTGAAACAGACAAGTTGACGCATGTTTACACATTCATACTAAGGCCTGATGCGTCCTATAGCATACTAGTTGATAACCGTGAAAGAGAATCAGGGAGCATGTACACTGACTGGGACATCCTCCCTCCTCGCAAGATTAAGGATGTTCATGCCAAAAAG CCTAAGGATTGGGATGACAGAGAATATATTGAGGATCCAGATGCAGTTAAACCAGAG GGCTATGATTCTATTCCAAAGGAGATTCCTGATCCAAAAGACAAAAAG CCTGACACgtgggatgatgatgatgatggcatATGGAAGCCTAGAATGATACCAAATCCAGCATACAAGGGACCATGGAAGCgcaag AAAATCAAGAATCCTAACTACAAGGGTAAATGGAAGATCCCATGGATTGATAATCCAG AGTTTGAGGATGATCCAGACCTATATGTGCTGAAACCCTTGAAATATATTGGAATTGAGGTTTGGCAG GTAAAGGCTGGTTCGGTTTTTGACAACATCCTCATTTGTGACGATCCGGAATATGCAAGAAAAGCTGCTGAGGAAACATGGGGTGCAAACAGGGAG GCCGAAAAAGAGGCTTTTGAAGAAGCTGAGAAGGAGAGGAAAGCTAGAGAGGATAAG GAAGCTGAACGAGCAAGGGAGGAAGGAGagcgacggaggagagagaggggtgatCGGCACCGTGGCAGGGATTACAAGGACAGATACAAAAGA CGTCATAGGGATCACTGGGATGATGACTACCAT GATGAGCTTTGA